A section of the Methanococcoides sp. LMO-2 genome encodes:
- the cyaB gene encoding class IV adenylate cyclase — protein sequence MIEIEIKVRADHGPVLGRILEMGALKVRTEDHLDVYYNAPHRDFAKTDEALRLRSVNGGTRMTYKGRKLDSISKTREEFETPVDGTAAKGILVSLGFFESGIVKKTRDIYRYGDITICLDSVDGLGEFVEVETVADSDIDLHRERLFDFLENIGIKKEDSIRTSYLEMLMEK from the coding sequence ATGATAGAGATCGAGATCAAAGTGCGTGCCGACCATGGTCCTGTCCTGGGCAGGATACTGGAAATGGGCGCACTCAAGGTCCGCACTGAAGATCACCTTGATGTGTATTACAATGCACCTCATCGTGATTTTGCTAAGACCGACGAAGCATTGAGATTGCGCAGTGTCAACGGCGGCACGCGCATGACATACAAGGGCAGGAAGCTCGACAGCATCTCCAAGACAAGGGAGGAATTTGAGACTCCTGTGGACGGGACAGCTGCAAAGGGCATTCTTGTCTCCCTTGGTTTTTTTGAATCCGGTATTGTGAAAAAGACACGTGATATCTATAGATACGGAGACATTACCATCTGCCTTGATTCGGTTGATGGTCTTGGAGAGTTCGTTGAAGTGGAAACCGTGGCAGATTCGGATATTGATCTTCACAGGGAACGGTTGTTCGATTTCCTTGAAAATATCGGAATAAAAAAAGAGGATTCCATCAGGACATCCTATCTTGAGATGCTGATGGAGAAGTAA
- a CDS encoding Zn-ribbon domain-containing OB-fold protein — MSVARFWRKQINRYNLVGTHCKTCDTYYYPPRNVCPKCRRDGEIESHKFSGPGEIVTYTVIHTAAEGFEHQAPYVLGIIQLDEGPRFTSQVVCNPEDAHIGMRVKPVFRKLGESGDKGMIYYGTKYVPA; from the coding sequence ATGTCTGTAGCAAGATTCTGGAGAAAACAGATCAACAGGTACAACCTTGTCGGAACACACTGCAAGACCTGTGATACATACTATTATCCACCACGTAACGTCTGTCCCAAGTGCAGGCGTGACGGGGAGATCGAGTCACACAAGTTCTCCGGTCCCGGAGAGATCGTGACATACACTGTCATCCACACAGCAGCAGAAGGGTTTGAACACCAGGCTCCATATGTTCTTGGAATCATCCAGCTGGACGAGGGGCCAAGGTTCACAAGCCAGGTCGTCTGCAACCCCGAGGATGCACATATTGGTATGAGGGTCAAACCTGTGTTCAGGAAGCTCGGCGAGAGCGGTGACAAGGGTATGATCTACTACGGAACCAAATACGTTCCTGCATAA